The Alnus glutinosa chromosome 1, dhAlnGlut1.1, whole genome shotgun sequence region cattgacaaatcaaaCTCGACCCAAAACACAATGAGTAAAGGACAATtaccaaagaaagaaagaaagaaagaaccagCAACCTCTTTTGACTACATATCTACAAGTTGTCACCTGAATATTCTAATTCCTAGAGCACATAAAAAACTAAGTGACCACTTAGGTTCTCGAGCTACTCAATCTATTAATGGTAACACCAcatatttctaaatttttattttaacaaattcaGAACTCCTTATGATGTCCTTTCAAGCTAAGCtgacttctcttttttttaaaaaaaaaaataaaaataaaatcatgctTGGGGTACAGGAATGATGGTTGGTTCACCTAAATCTTGGTAACAAATTTCTTGTCTCATGACACATCACTTGCTTCAGCTTTGTAACTACTGCAAAGTCTTTAATTTTAAAGTACATTATCTAACTCGTATTGTTAATGAGGAAGAAATTCATGAAGAAATCATGAAATAATTTCATATTCTGATACCTCCACACTCTTTAGCTCCATAGTCCCCTCCCGAACTTCTATTAGTAACTCATGATTTATTTCAGATGGTTCAATGATGTCTTCAATCGTATGTTGATACAAAAGGCCTTCTAACTTTGGGATGTATGTCCGCAATGACAACCTAATGCAGTTTTCTGTGAATGCAATGACCTTTAGACCTGTCAACGCATCCTCAATCTGTTCTATGGCATCAAACCTAAAACAATTGGCAGAACAAGCATATATAAGGCATGGGAATAAGAtaaaattcaagcaaaaaaaaataatgtaagcCCACAGTGGCTGAATTACCATCTGTACATATAATCAAGATCCTGCAaagactttaaattatttttcttcgtCTCAATCTGATCTTCAAGTTCCAATAGCTGCAAGGTAAAACCAAATCTCTTTATATGGTATAAATGGCCACAAGGTCAacagattgaattaaaaataaaaattatcagaTGATTAGTGAAGTACagcatatatgaaaaatataatgcTCTATTTTTGGTGTATTAGCACAAACACTTTGGCTCCATTGCATGCAAAAACTAATAAGAGATGTTAAAGCAAAATACGACTACAGATCATACAAAAACCATTAAGTTTGAAAATTATATGAATAGGATTGTGAACTCTCAACTAAAAGATACAAATCTAAATTAACATAACTTCCAGAAACTAAACACTATCAAATAAAATGATTTAGTGAATGAAACCTCCAACTTGTGATCCGCACAATCATTCCTCAAATTTAACTGATCCTCTGTACTTGAAGGGCAAATAACATGTGCACctgcttttgttttcttcagaCCCTATAAAATGGCATAGAAAATAAGATGTTAAGGGTTCACATAGCTTATAGAGcttaacacaaaaatacaatgAGATGGctagaattaaaattttgagacaCCCATTTAAATGTTTCATTCACATTGTTGACgttataatgaaaaattatgTCTATTCTCTCTTAGTGAGCTTGCACTTTTCTCCCCTTTTCAATTTGAAGGacgaaaaaaatttattactcaCTCCAAAAACTATGATATCCTGAATTGTGAAGGCGTTCTATTAAGTCTCATATTAGATAGGTGGATCGTCAATGCATAACATGGGCATGCACTAAATCTCATATTGGTTGTGTAGGACAGTAGGTAGAACTGGGATATATAAGTTATTCCATGTAGCTCCAATAATGACTAGTACTTCTTAGGTATCACGCAGGTATAGCTAGCACTTTCCTGAGTCGTGACAAAACCTAATGACATTGCTTCAGAAAATATGCCCATCAATAAAGAGCAATTTACACATTAACCACAttaaatctattttttaaacatggcatactattttataagaaatttatgaTAATAAGCATATGTAATGATTATTGTTGGCGAGAGTTTTAGTTGATGAAATCTAGCATAACGTTTAAAATCAATCAGTGAgaactttttttgataagtaacatcAGTGAGCACTATCTTAACAAGATAGAATCCAGATTATACTAAGAACAGAAACTGTCTGTCTCTGTTGATATGCAATGTCAGGGAATTCCAACAAACTCAACTCAAATCAGCTTAACAAAGCGTTGCCCCCAACTCTTTGTTACCCCCAACAATATGGTCAGGTCGTATTCAAAAGCTACTCCATCTAGGACCATACTTTCAGTTAAATCATGGGTCAGCATGACTTCTTCTTACCACCAAAGAAGTCCAAATTAAAAGttctaaaaatttattgattttgGAGAACTGACCTGTGATGCaataaaatctaaaacacaTTCCAACCTTTCAAGATCTGCCTCCAATCTATTAGAATCTGcaaacagaacaaaacaaatttaatcAGCAAAAAAGGGAGTGTATGCACATGTTTGTGTAAAATGTCAGTGCTACTCTTACCTTCCACATTGGTTCTAGTAAGAACCTCAATTTCATTGGAGAACTCGGTACTTTCTGCCTCCACCATGTTAAGCTCCTCTTTTAGACGTTCCAAGTATGCATCTAGATTAAAATCGATCCAATTCAGAACCAGGATAAAGTAAGAGAAATAGACAACAGGCAAAATGAATATGAACCCAAAGAACTTATCCTACATTTAGTTGCTCACGAAAATAAAATCCATCTATCAAAATCTCCATATCCTTTTACTTTCCAGACACATCAACCAAGCCAAAATGCTTATACCTGACACAATTGCACAATAAATTTTACAATCTTGGATTAACCTAGATCACACAATTGCACAATAAATTTTACAACGTTGGATTAACCtagatcattttcttttgttggccGTAGTAGAACCCAAAACACAAGGCTCTCTCTGGTACCATTTCATATAAAATTTTCCTTTCGTGGTGCATTTTCTCAGAAAACTAGCTAGCGCGTATATATCTTTtggtaattttgtttctttttaagttaataaaatccAGAAAATGTGTTCTAAAAAGTGCATCCCAAACGAACCCAAGCAATTGCATTTATCATTGACAATTAGACACCCGTGCCGCTTGACAAtaacttcaaaaataaaaaatgaaaacatcaaatttttcttaaagtGCTTGTACATTATATCATAGGAAGACTTACCCAAATCCTCAACCCCTAAGGAACTAACATCTGAGGACTCTGACACAATTTGCTTCACTCTGCTCTGCATAATAGAACCCCCGACAAAAATCAGCAAGCTCAAAGTAACAACGTCAATATATTCTAATATAAGAAATGGACGAAAATGCAGGGGGCACTTTCAGCAGTACCTCGAGGTCGAGAGCGCAGTCTGTCAGTAATTTCTCCGAATCTGAAGGGCTTAGTTCGGTTACATCGTCTCCGCTACATGCGTGGAGATCTGCGAGCTCTCTTATTCgactaaaaaccaaaaaccaaagacattaaaaataatcataaataaataaatagggaTTACACACTATgcgcggagagagagagagagagagacctgtgGATGGCATGAAGGTCGAGGGGCTCTGAAGAGATATTGGTTTCCATTGCTTCTGCCATTTTGTTCTCACTGTCGAAGTAAAAATCCTGAAACTCCCGCCCTAAGCTCCACGGAGACTGACGTGATTCACAACGTTTTGTTGAGAGGGAATTTCAAAATGAATTTAATGGGCTCAAACCCGAACGGATTGGCCCACAAGTAAGAGGGATGGCTAGGCCCAGAACGGAGTAGGGCCGTGTTAGGTGTATAGTAACAGCATTCATAATAGCTTAcgcatttttttctcaaaaaaaaaaaaaaaaaaagcttacgcatttgagatatttatgtaaaatggttaattaaattcattgaaaaggttttataaattgaatatatttatgTAAAGGTTTTATAAAAGCATTATAAACGTATGCAtagattttttataattttctctccctctctgtctttctttattcatttttctctccctctctctttcatcaaaaagcaaatatatatttggaaaataaaataaagaataatgaagaatatttaaatgatatagacaaaaaaaaaaaagataatcagATATAGAGTGCGTTTGAAAAGTCATtagataaaatagaaaaattagcTTTTAGTTAACTATTTTAGATAGAAATATAGGAAAATCCATTGTAAATGTAAATGTAAATGTTCTCAAGACAATTTCCGGAAAGCTTctcaagaattttcaaaagtttaGCATTTCATGAATGA contains the following coding sequences:
- the LOC133858598 gene encoding uncharacterized protein LOC133858598 → MAEAMETNISSEPLDLHAIHSRIRELADLHACSGDDVTELSPSDSEKLLTDCALDLESRVKQIVSESSDVSSLGVEDLDAYLERLKEELNMVEAESTEFSNEIEVLTRTNVEDSNRLEADLERLECVLDFIASQGLKKTKAGAHVICPSSTEDQLNLRNDCADHKLELLELEDQIETKKNNLKSLQDLDYMYRWFDAIEQIEDALTGLKVIAFTENCIRLSLRTYIPKLEGLLYQHTIEDIIEPSEINHELLIEVREGTMELKSVEIFPNDVYITDILDAAKSRSKSSLRWFVTKTQDRITLCTLRRLVVNNANKSRHSFEYLDRVETIVAHMVGGVDAFIKFPQGWPVLSSPLKLISLKSSDHSKEISLTFLCKVEELANSLTIQIRQNVSTFVDAVERILVEQMRLELHSDGSEKRLL